Genomic DNA from Corylus avellana chromosome ca4, CavTom2PMs-1.0:
AATTACTCTAAAAACTCTCAACTCGGCAATTTCGTCCACTCAAAAGTAGTGGTACCTCTGAAGTTCAAAGAAACATCAAGGGTAATCCTCCAAGCCCTTAAGCAATCAAAAGTCACTGGGTGATCTCGAATTCATCTACGCTCTTTGAGCTCAACGAAAACTCTCTGCTACAGTGACGATTGACGAATGTCTCTGCTTGCACTCGTGATCCACAGCTAGTGACTGTTTGTTTCCCAAGAAAATTTGAATCTTTGACGGATAATCCGAGATGGGTTTGACCGAAACCTTGAGGTCCATCGCTTGGGAGCAAGAATCATACCCGGCACATGAGGATTTCACAATCCTTCTCTTCTTTGCTCTCTTCTTCCCCTCTGTTCGATTTTTCCTCGACAGGTTCATTTTCCAGGTactctctcatatatatatacaagctCATAAAGTTTAGTTGActtttatctatttttggtTTGCATTGTCTTTTATCAGGGGATTGCCTCTCTTTTCAATCTATTGGAATGTCGAGTACTTTatttatcaaatgtttgattgacCCGTATAAGTTCTTCATTTTTATATGATGGCTTGTGCTTATGTTACGAAAGTAGTCATTCTTATCTATTTAAGTCAATCTTTTAATTAGTTGCAGCACTACTGTGCAGAAGTCTTGTAATTAGTATCTATTAGAGTAGGAGACCATGGAGTCTATCTCCCATAAGGAGTTTATAGGAGTCCATGTCAATTAGGAGTCTTTCTCCCATTGGGAGTTTATCTCCACTTGtaatcttttctatttaagtgCCACGGAATAATGAGAAGCTATGTAGAAAATTATGTTCGAACTTTGAATTAGTCAAAAGTTCTAGGTTCTCTATATGAATCTACTCGATTTATCCCCTTACGTGTTTAAGAAATTATGCAGAAGTCTTGTTCCCAAAAGGAGTTTATTGGAGTCCAGAGTgtaacaacccaaaaaaaagcGCTAGTCACATCTGCGCAATCACCCTAaaataactagtcaatttgaagctttttcTATAATCCCTTATAAGGCCCAATTTGACCTAGTAAGTAAACAATGTGAGACATAGCACCCCATgagtatttttttataaactgtcctctatgtgggctacttcTCTCTTCCCAATATGATACTGGCGTGTAACAAAGAGTCTATCTCCCATAAGGAGTTTATATCCACTTGtaatcttttctatttaagtgtGATGGAATAAGGAGAAGCTATGCAGAAAATTATCTTCAAACCTTGTATTCGTCAAAAGGTCTAAGTTCTCTTTATGAATCTACTCAATTTATCGTGTTACGTGTTTAAGAAATTTCCATAACCCACACGAGTTATGGAGAATTCATGTCTTGATCATATAGATCAAGGGTTGAACTATATCATCAATCTCGTGCAAAAAATCACAGAAAAATTTGATGAGACGACTGTCAAATTAGACAGTTATTCAGCCAAATTTGATCATTGTTTAGTTGAAATAACGATGGAATCCAGTGCTAGGACCACCCACAAATGGTGTTGCCATCGTATTCCTCATAACAAAATTCCCAACCACCCACTCTACCACATTGAAAATCTATCACAAAAAACATTGAATTTCCCACACTAATCCAACTTGCCACCACTGGAAACCCAACCAACCGAAAACACCCACAACCTTGTCAAGTCGTATGACCCATCACCCCATAACAATTTGCAGTCATCATGTTGCATTGCCAATCTTGAAGCAACTCCATGTTTGGGTGGGAGGGAAAATTCACGAAGAAGTGAAGGGCTGTTCATCACCGTGCATAGCCAAAACAGGAGCACCATTCCCACCTCGTGTTCAATCGTAACCACCGCTGCCACCACCCTGAGCCCAGATTGAGTAGCCCCACCACCACCGTGTATAGCCTCTCGCGGAAGAGGAACCACCAAATGAACGGCCGCCTAGAAAGAGAATAAGGTGAGTAGATCCAGTCAGAGAAAGGAAAGGGGaagaaaaatacagaaaaaaaaaaaaagaaaaaaagaaaaaaagaaaaaaggaagaaacgTGAAATGGGATGACAGTTAGTTCAAGTCGTTTTCCCAATGCAAGAGCAACAGATGCAGGAGTCCTCTCGCTGAAGTTGATGTgcttctttgaaaaaaaaaatggtcccaATCGAACTGCCACAAGAGGAAATGTAAGCTTCAAAGAGTCTTCCAAGGTCACTTGTGGCTTGAAGAGATAAGTTTTGACATAAGGTGGCTTGAATGGTACTTGATGAGAGTGGAGATATTGGAATAAATTGGCTACTGCAATTAGCCAAgttagcttaaaaaaaaatggtgctgATGTTTGATTAGTGGTCGTGCTAGACATGGAAGATGGAAATCACTAGGAACTTGGGGACAAAGGCCCTTGTTAAGGGGGAAGGAATGTTACGAAAGTAGTCGTACTTATCTATTTAAGTCACAGTCTTTTAATTGGTTGAAGCACTACGGTGCAGAAGTCTTGTAATCTTTTCTAAAGTGTGATGGAATAATGGGAGTCTATGCAGAAAATTATcttcaaaccttgtgtttgtcAAAAGGTCTAGGTTGCCTCTATGAATCTAAAGGTCTACATTCCCTCTATTAATCTACTTGATTTATCCCGTTACATGTTGAAGAAATTATTCATGTTTATATGCATACTTGGTTATTGAATACTAGTTGGATTCAGTGATACGTGGTGAATAAATGTGCAGCTTTTGTTATAGTCTTAGAAGCTTGTTTAAAGCTTTTTTGTGACTCCCCATTTCGGTAGTTAACTCTGtcttttagttttcctttttttgggttAGTTAGAGAATGAAAGAGAAGAATTTGATTTAAATGGAATGGTTTTCACGGGAACGAGTAGCAATTTCTTAGCAGTTTGTCAAATCTGTACCATGGATTTGTATCTGCTTTGTTCCATGCTTGATGGGCATGGTCACCTTTTTGTGTCTCTTCTGGCCAGAAGGGTGAATATTTCATTTGTCATGGGagtatttgttttaaaattcacatTTATCTGCCTTTGTTTAGTCTTGCCATTTTATAAAGCCCTTTGTTTCTAAAGTGTTTCTAAGTCTTTAAGTAGCTCTGAAATTAGTATTACTTTTACAGGGGTCTTGATTAGTAAAGCTGGGTTTTGCTCgcgagcatatatatatatatacatatacctCTTCTTATTGATCAATGTGCTTAGTTATTTAGTTTATTCTTGACCTGTGATCTATGGACGTTGTCATTGACAGATTTAACATGCTTTTCCCCATTGTTATCCCACTTTTACAGCACCATTGTATATGCTTCTGTTTGAAAATCCACTTCTTGCTTATGGTAAAGGCTGTGCTGTCTGTACTGCCTGTTCAGCTATGCTGTATGCTAGAAAGCTCTCCTAAATTTTGAGAGTGTATGCACTGAACAGTTGgtattaattttctttcagCTAGGAATGTGATAGGTCATACTTATGCTGTGATGAAATAGGCCAAATGGAGCACTAGGCTATTTCGGATGGTAAATAGTTCTCCGAACATGGAGTGTGAATCAAACCcatgtttgaattgaaattgaGATACTGCTGCAAGTTCTTCCTCTCTTAATCTTCACTAGTCTTTGCTCATGCTTGAGCTAAGCTTGGCTATTGTTTTTTCTAACTCACCTCATCCAGTTCATGCCCCAAAATTGTAAAAGCTGGTATATGGCGCCATTGCATTCTTACAAGTTTGAGAACTAATActttgaaaacaacaaaagtgGATGCATAGCTCCATGTTCCATTGCTTCCTCATtttaactttctttttattctttctccaaATCATAGTGACaaatatattcatattaggGAATTGTGAATGTGACTGCTTTTGCTCCATTGgtattttgcttttttctttttcctctctcaGATATTTTCTTTCCCTTCCTCCTGCcagagatttatttatttatatagtttttggtCTCTGCAATGAATCTGCATATTGCAGAAACTGGCCACTCGATGCATTTTTGGAAAGGGAGATGAGATGCCAGATGTTGAGACAAgcgaaagaaggaagaagataaGAAAATTTAAGGAGTCAGCATGGAAATGCATTTATTATCTTTCAGCAGAGCTTCTCGCTTTATATGTAACTTATAATGAGCCTTGGTTTACTAACACAAGATACTTTTGGGTGGGACCAGGAGATCAGGTTTGGCCTGACCAAAAAATTAAGTAAGACTTCCCAAGCATGTATAAAAAACTTTTGATTCTTTGATGTATGTAACATTCACATTGGCTTAGCTCTATCCATGCGTTCATTTGTAATTTAAACCAAAGAAGGATACCTGTTTTATTTAGTCAATACCGACTGATTATTGACTTTCAGGTTGAAATTGAAGGGATTGTATATGTATACGGCTGGATTTTATGCATATTCCatatttgctttgattttctGGGAAACAAGGCGTTCAGACTTTGGGGTTTCCATGAGTCATCATGTTGCAACCCTCACTCTCATTGTGCTATCTTACATTTTTAGGTATGTTTTGATGTACTGCTGTTTGTAGCTTGGTCATGTACTGTTAATCACAATTCCAAGCTAGCAATTGTACTACCAACATATCTATAGAAATTATTAGGGATGGCTTTATTTGAAGTCATAAGTGTGTTATTCCTCTTGCCCATGTAGAAAAACATATGGCTCTGAGTGCGTGCAATGATTCAATTATCTGGGATATTTAGGTTTTATACAATAACATGTTTCTCTCCTATTTCTTGCAGGTTTGCCCGTGTTGGTTCAATTGTTTTGGCTCTTCATGATGCTTGTGATGTATTTCTGGAGGTAGGGAAGATGTCCAAATACAGTGGTGCTGAAAGGATAGCtagcttttcatttattctCTTTGTTTTGTCCTGGATCTTACTGCGCCTTATGTACTACCCGTTCTGGGTCCTATGGAGTACTAGGTTtgtataatttaatttctaaCTTATATTAGAATGAATGATGTCTCGCATTGTTGACttctccaaataaataaatagataaatactGTTGCCAAAGAATAGTGCttcaaaattgatattttatcagtattttttcttttttgtacttgatattttatttttgtaattctatttttttggatttcttttgtccCTTTAATGCAGCTATGAAGTTACTCTGACCTTGGACAAGGAAAAACACCCAGTGGAGGGACCAGTTTATTATTATGTGTTCAATACTCTTCTATTCTGCTTGCTTGTTCTTCATATTTACTGGTGGGTGTTGATGTACCGGATGCTTGTTAAGCAAATCCAGGCAAGAGGCCAGCTTAGTGACGATGTTCGATCTGGTGAGTGAAATCTGTGTTCCTTTAGTGGTTGTGTCAAGTGTAAATATGCACATTAACAATTGTAGCAtgggcatgaggataaactgcttagcccgtcatgggtgaaagctcctggattacctggtaactggttctggcgggtggggtcagttacccgtaggagtttcctcctaaaccctaaacgtaggagaactttactcagattaattgcacgtcgcaaacgcatactgtacaacaatcctcaccgttaatcaaactcctacgggtaactgaccccaccctccagaaccagttaccaggtaatTTAGGAGCTTTCATCCCTGacgggctaagcagtttatcctcatgcACATAGGATAACTGAGTCCCCTTTAATCCATCTATTTTACAGTTATTTTTCAATGAACTTGACTATTTGAACCTAACCTAAGTTTTACTATTTTATGAATACATAGTAACCTgattataaaatttgtttggttatttttattttttgcagattCTGAAAATGAAGATGAGCATGAAGATTGACCAAGAAACAAAATTTGTGTCCGCTTTGTAATGATCATTGCAAAGGTAATCTGGTAATTGGGAGAAGTCATTTAGATGCTCCATGGAAGAAACCAAATGATTATTTAGCATTTTCACAAAGAACTAGTGAACAGATGTGGTTTGAATTGGAGTCaccattattattaataaatttttgaatgaAGTTGCTTTTTCAAATATCATCTAAAGTCGTCCACATTTTGAGCAAGAGATGCTAAAAACAAATTGATGCATAAAGTGCGGTAAGAAACATCTATTTCTCAAAATGCTCATGTAAAACACATTGGAAGAATTTACCTTGCGTGGGAGGTCTAAACACTTGCTGCATAtgttcccttcttttttttttcttcttttctttttacttatttttaattattttttggggcAGGGGGGGAGTGGGTTTGTTTGAGCGTGTCTCGTTGTACATGCATTATCTGTAGTCCCCTTCTTACTTCTGTTGAGAGAGATTCTTTCCTGCCCTTTCTCCTGCAGATGAGAACAGCATTAGGTCTACATCTGATATCTTTATTTGGCTAAATTGAGAAACTCGATGCTGGAGAACTCTCCCTTTTAAATTGAAAGGGTTGTATATCAATTTGAAATCAGATATGGAAGCAGGTTTTAGACTGTAGCAATTGGTGACAAGTTTCATTTTATCTTTGATATTTTGGCCCATGCAACTTGCCACCTTAAGTTCACGTTCGCTGGCTGGGAAATGATTTGTTGTACGGAAATTAACAGCTGCTTGAAAGTTTAATAAATGTACTGAAAGAGTTGATCCTGCTGAGTTGAGAATTTCTACTTTGCTTTGATCATTTTAATGAAACCTTCTTGTGACTTTTTCCTCTTACTTTACTGTAGTCTGATGTGTCCATGGAGAGTAATTTTTTTGGTGATGAGTTGCTTGGTTGCTGGTGTAAGCCGACATATAAGTTTCTTCCTTACTGTTCTTCACACATATTAATGCAGAAAAGACTCTCTTGGTGGTAATTTACAGGAAATGCTCATTTTTTGTATCATTTCTTCTTTGGAAAGAGGACTTCAATTCATTTGATCAGTTTTGTAAGTGGCCATGGgatttgaaccttttttttttttttttttggcatttggaTATAGTTGATATACTCATGGGAAGGAGTCTGATCTCTGCACATTTGAATCCAGGAAAAGATAACAAGACTTATAATCTTTACTGTGTAGTAGAGAGATCGCTTGAGCCTGGGGCCTAATTTCTAGCCAGTTAGATTTGAGACCCAAAGATTTCTTGGTTCCTGCACAGATCGAAATCCCGTTGGTCCTGaccaaaaatggaaaaaagaaacaagaaaatataaaaaaattaaattgccTGTCTGAATAAGACTAAGTCAAATTCACGTGAGATTTATCCCAATCTTGCACTCCATGATCATCATGCATGACTCAACATCTTCTATGTCATTCTAGAATTTCTCCTGCAGAAAGCAGGCAAGAATATGAGAAGGCATATGAATGcttgtttttgaagaaaagtcATGTGAAATTTGACTACAATATGAAATTTGGATGGGCTAGGTTTTCGTAACAAACAATGGAATAAACATTTAATGTGGAAAGCATCAGATTGTGACACATCTGAAAATTGCAGACTTTAATTTCGATTTATCAGCCAAAATTAGTACcaaaaaaagattatattgttttttttttttcaaaaaaaacatatgattaAATCTCCATGCATAAAGAATGATGATCAAACCTAATAATCTGTTAAAATTAGACCATCCAACCAGCATTAATTTAAGAGTTGAAAAAGTAAAGATGAGCTGTTATCAGCTAATTTCCGTTTGGTGACTTGCCCAAATCTTTTAAGTTACTTTTGGCTTTAGGAGTTCCCACCAACCAGCCAATATTAGTTGCATCCTCTCTTGACTTcacactttttcatacaaaatactCAAGCTCCCCCGCGCATGCACATCATATTCTCCACTTTATATATATCTCTCGCAGTCTCACCCATCTCTCCCATTCTCTCCAATTACTCAAGAAAATGGCACTTTTCCTACATTCAAAGCTCCTTCATGATCATCTTCCATTCATGATTCTAGTTTTCTTCAGTCTCGGAGCCTGCAGATTGCATGCAAGTGATCCTCCTCTAACGTTGGATTATTACGCATCTACTTGTCCAACTGTGCTCGAAACTGTCAAGAAACAAATGGAATGTGAAGTCCAATCTGATCCACGTAATGCTGCCATGATGCTTCGATTACATTTCCACGACTGCTTCGTTCAGGTTAACATCATAACATATAACTGAGATAATGTAACAGTGAAAACCAACCGTGTActgattttgatattttggtaTTACTTAATGGGTGCAGGGATGCGATGGATCAATTTTGCTGGACGATACAATTACATTAGAGGGGGAGAAGAAAGCTTCAGCAAACCAAAACTCTttaaaaggttttgaaattgTTGATAGGATAAAGAACGAGGTTGAATCAGAATGCCCTGGGATTGTATCTTGTGCAGATATTCTCACCATTGCTGCAAGGGATGCTGTCATTCTGGTACGTACCAAAATGTTAATTGGAGCTTCTGTAATTCCTTAATAGTGGGATATTTGAGTGcatttgttttgattaattgtttgctGCAGGTTGGTGGACCTTATTGGGATGTTCCTCTAGGAAGAAAGGATTCTGTAACGGCTAGTCATGCACTGTCGGACTCGAATCTTCCTACACCAAATGAAAACCTGCTCTCTGTCATTTCCAAGTTTCTTTATCAAGGCCTCTCGGTCACAGACATGGTAGCTCTTGCAGGTTTGTctcttaattatattattaacaCTGATAATTAAGTCAAGTTACACCTTTCTAACACATGATACATTCAAAACAgaattctttttgtttcatcCATGATTTAGAGtctatttgaaattgtgttaaaaagcttaaaaagtattttgagtaCTTAAAAGACTGTATCAAATAAAAAGCTGGTTTAAAGTATATTTGTGATTGCGTTAGGAAACTTTAAAAgaactttttagaaaaagacTTTTTCTAAACCTTTTCTAAAAGTGCGATTTTACCATTTTTATAGTGAAAAAGTTAACAGAAgtgcttttgaaaattttcaccaAATAAATCAGTTGTACTTCTTAGAACTTGTTTATGATTGCgttagagagcttaaaaagtacttttagtaccgAAAACATTGTTCCAAACAAAAGctgacatgtttggtaaaagattttaaaagaattgttttgacttttttactctaaaaattatcaaaacacactttgacaaaagcttaaaaatgaagcttttgctaaaaagtgtttttttgacttaaaagttctatttctcaaaaacATATGCTCTTAAGCTCCTTAACGGAATCTCAAACATGttcttattttgtaaaaaaaactccaaaagtAATTCTTTAACTgttttttactttataaatGACCCAAatgcatttttgagaaaaacttgaaaattaagtttttttttttttaaaaaatctctttttcacTTTGAAAGCTATATTTCctaacgcaatcccaaataggctctaCATTGGACCTTATTTATTGAGGAGACGGTTAGAAATTAAGTAAATGATTAAACTTAAGCTTTAGAAACAGAAACCATCCTAATAATGTACAAgagtttttgttttctcctaTGGGCTATGGTTGCTTTTTGTGCTTATAATCTACATTAAAACAGGGGCACATACAATAGGCATGGCACGCTGTGCCAGTTTCAGATCAAGGATCTATGGAGACTTTGCAGCAACTTCAGGGCATGATCCAGCCTCTGAGTCACACCTCAACAGCTTGAAATCTATTTGCCCGCCTAGGGGGGCAGACAATAACATAACAGCCATGGACTATGAAACTCCTAACCTTTTTGACAATTCCTTCTACCATATACTGTTGAAAGGGGAGGGATTGCTAAATTCAGACCAAGAAATGTACTCAAATGTGTTTGGGATTGAAACAAAGCAGCTCGTGCAAAAGTATGCAGCAGACCCTATTGCTTTCTTCCAGCAATTCTCTGATTCAATGGTGAAAATGGGAAATATTACAAACCTAGATAGCTTTACCACTGGAGAAGTTAGAAGAAACTGCAGATTTGTGAACACTTGAGCTACAAGATTACTCCAGATTGCATAAAAAGCAGAgacaaataaacatatatatatatatatatatttatatttacacttataaaaaatgtgtcacattagtTGGAAGTTGTTGTCTGTTTATTAAATATGATGTCTTTTTCTCCTATGTCTCCATGTCAATTGTATAACATTGCAGAAGAAGTTTTAATTGCGTGAACAAAATAGTAAAAGGTGACAGAAAGTTATCCATATGGGTATGATTAGATATCCATATTCTTCCATCTATTTTCAGCCACTACCGCACATAAAGGCTAAAGcatcattttttgtttaaagCAAATTCATGGTAACCATGTGATGCAACAGGCATTGTTGTCCATTTAATTACCATTCTTTTATGGTGGTGAAGGCTGAAGGACTCTTGCTTACTTCTCAGTGGTAAATTTACTTTTAACTTTTGCTTTTTCAATACTTTTGCTTAACTTGGACTGCCGGCCAGAACTCATCCATGGCTTCACGTGTGTGTGGATGTTGTCATTGGCACAatattagagaaatgttatatacccAATAAGTGTCCAACTTCATCtgctaaagctgatgtggcatgATCTTCGATGGTATTTGGTGGATGAATTAAGGATCACGCCACGACATCAGTCTTGGCGTATGAAATGTGGATACTTATTCAATATATAGCACTTCTTATCACATGATAAAGGCAagcgttttttcaaataaataatattataaataagttGAAGCAAATTAAACTCATCGAAATTTGAGACACCATTTGACTTAAGAATTTTATTCAACTCAACCAATTAAGCGTGCATATGTTTTTATTCAGCtcaatttgtataaaattcccgttcataaaatatatatatacaagggttaaatttactttaccccatgaagtttcagaggtttttcaattcgaactcccatgtttaaaaattggcaatgtacccttaTAAtgtttccaaaaattttaattcagaccCCCAgttactaattttcatctaatttgacagaaatctatgaaattacgtaattaccctcaatgcTCATATAGATATTTTGGGAGTGGTACAGTATTCAAACAAGGCACAAAGAGTTGGAGTATAACAGCCTCCATTGTATGAAAATTTCCCAATTAAGGTCCACTTTTGCAAGATGCATGCATATTCTTCCATTGAGAAAAGGTGGGTTTTAATGGAATTAGGGTTTGAGAAAAGTGAGCCGAAGGGTCCaaaaaaagttggaaaataTTAATCATTCAAAAACCAACAACTAATGCAGAGCAATAATGTTTGCATGAAATTCATAAAACTTTAAGGATATTCATCATGACCTTTTCCTTTGTAGACCCAACTGACATTCTTCCTCTCTACTCTTCAAGATCTTTGCATCccccaggtttttttttttctttttcttttcttgtagcTCATCTTTGCATATATCTCAAGCAAAAGTTATAACTTAATTAACGTATGCAAACAAATCACAATAAATTAACTTGAAATGATCAAGTCAAACCTATCAGCTGTGAAGTTCAAGCCACCATAATATATACTATAAGCCTCTTTCTTACCCTTAAAATAAATACACTTGATTGAGCATCTAATTAAATCTCATTTCTGCACGACTTGGGCAGGACATAGATCCATTAGCTATTATCATCGATACATTAATATTCTCAAGAGTGATTCGATAGTCCATATGATACTTTTCCACAATAGttgtagtgtatatatatatattatttgattaaaggagagagggagagagagtaaTAATCAGTGATAGGGTTAGGTAGGATAAAGAAATAGAAAGCTCAGGTTAAGAGATCTCGAATCCCCAACCCCTACCCCATGTTGTTTTGGAGGGGATTTGAATGCTTGGATTTAGCTTTCCGAAAAGGAGAGCCATGCCAACCATGAACCAACTCTCATctctaatatcatatatattttataatattgtacttttttttttttatcgtgTTACATATAGGTCTCCGAAAGGACACAGCATGAGACGTGGCGAAACCCCATTTGCCAAGTTCTTGGCTTTCCAATA
This window encodes:
- the LOC132177738 gene encoding ceramide synthase 1 LOH3-like, encoding MGLTETLRSIAWEQESYPAHEDFTILLFFALFFPSVRFFLDRFIFQKLATRCIFGKGDEMPDVETSERRKKIRKFKESAWKCIYYLSAELLALYVTYNEPWFTNTRYFWVGPGDQVWPDQKIKLKLKGLYMYTAGFYAYSIFALIFWETRRSDFGVSMSHHVATLTLIVLSYIFRFARVGSIVLALHDACDVFLEVGKMSKYSGAERIASFSFILFVLSWILLRLMYYPFWVLWSTSYEVTLTLDKEKHPVEGPVYYYVFNTLLFCLLVLHIYWWVLMYRMLVKQIQARGQLSDDVRSDSENEDEHED
- the LOC132179609 gene encoding peroxidase 11 produces the protein MALFLHSKLLHDHLPFMILVFFSLGACRLHASDPPLTLDYYASTCPTVLETVKKQMECEVQSDPRNAAMMLRLHFHDCFVQGCDGSILLDDTITLEGEKKASANQNSLKGFEIVDRIKNEVESECPGIVSCADILTIAARDAVILVGGPYWDVPLGRKDSVTASHALSDSNLPTPNENLLSVISKFLYQGLSVTDMVALAGAHTIGMARCASFRSRIYGDFAATSGHDPASESHLNSLKSICPPRGADNNITAMDYETPNLFDNSFYHILLKGEGLLNSDQEMYSNVFGIETKQLVQKYAADPIAFFQQFSDSMVKMGNITNLDSFTTGEVRRNCRFVNT